GATTCATCGCGAGCCGGTCGCCGAGGGAGCACGGGCCCGCTTCATCCTGCAGTGGGGCCCCGTCGCCATCCCATGGGAGGCGGTCCATCGGGAGGTCTCCGCAACAGGCTTCGTGGACGAGCAGGTGGCGGGACCGTTCCGAAGGTGGGTTCACCGTCATCGCTTTCGGGAGATCGCCCCGGGGGTGACCGAGATCGTCGATGAGATCGAGGCGGCGCTGCCGCGGCATCCCCTCCGGGCGCTGGTGGCCCTGGCGATCTGGTTGGGGCTTCCCCTCCTCTTCGCCTACCGCGCCCGGGCTA
The window above is part of the Thermoflexus hugenholtzii JAD2 genome. Proteins encoded here:
- a CDS encoding SRPBCC family protein; this encodes MRFRHAFIVSAPFERVAAFHRDPIALARLTPPPLSIRWIHREPVAEGARARFILQWGPVAIPWEAVHREVSATGFVDEQVAGPFRRWVHRHRFREIAPGVTEIVDEIEAALPRHPLRALVALAIWLGLPLLFAYRARATRRALQTASQ